A genomic window from Salvia hispanica cultivar TCC Black 2014 chromosome 5, UniMelb_Shisp_WGS_1.0, whole genome shotgun sequence includes:
- the LOC125189025 gene encoding protein CHLOROPLAST IMPORT APPARATUS 2-like — translation MSSCLSGRAYRLNLDLIKSPTTTFSTSNSSSSPSSTLSESSNSPLSIFTRKPRTPRKRPNQTYNEAAAILSTAYPKLFPAKNIPRPPFNARGNNFLSEPPDLLLPAAPPPPAKFEKACRSPGEVTSSPRGDFFPENRDEFGEDFDAESILDEEVEGGIDSIMGNLAAEGGAAAVEFAGAGAGGGYCYGFPVGMGFDFGYGMMMRAMRNGGGRERWSSPTVNVVDITAAAAGEKKAAAATKKKQKKKREDYSAAENSGAAVGRLGLNLNYDDVLSAWSEKGSPFSGDAAAAEGGGKDVQERLGEIDLFPENGAPARGAIVLRYKEKRRTRLFSKKIRYQVRKANADQRPRIKGRFVRTPNSAEED, via the exons atgtcttccTGTTTAAGTGGGAGAGCTTATAGATTGAACCTTGATTTGATCAAATCCCCAACCACAACCTTCTCAACCTCAAATTCATCCTCATCTCCTTCCTCAACCCTCTCCGAATCCAGCAATTCCCCTCTCTCCATCTTCACCCGAAAGCCCCGGACGCCGCGGAAGCGCCCGAACCAGACCTACAACGAGGCCGCCGCGATCCTCTCCACCGCGTACCCCAAGCTCTTTCCCGCCAAAAATATCCCGAGGCCGCCGTTTAATGCCCGGGGGAATAATTTCCTCTCGGAGCCCCCGGACCTGCTCCTTCCGgcagcgccgccgccgccggcgaAATTCGAGAAGGCGTGCCGGAGCCCGGGCGAGGTCACGTCTTCTCCTCGGGGGGATTTTTTCCCGGAAAATCGCGACGAGTTCGGGGAGGATTTCGACGCGGAGTCGATTCTCGACGAGGAGGTCGAGGGAGGAATCGATAGCATCATGGGGAATCTCGCGGCGGAGGGAGGCGCCGCCGCCGTGGAATtcgccggcgccggcgccggcggtGGTTATTGCTACGGTTTTCCGGTGGGGATGGGGTTTGATTTCGGGTACGGGATGATGATGAGGGCGATGAGGAATGGCGGCGGGAGGGAGCGGTGGAGCTCGCCGACCGTGAACGTCGTCGATAtcacggcggcggcggcgggggagaagaaggcggcggcggcgacgaagaagaagcagaagaagaagagagaggaTTATTCGGCTGCGGAGAATTCCGGCGCGGCGGTGGGGCGGCTGGGGCTGAATTTGAACTACGACGACGTTTTGAGCGCGTGGTCGGAGAAGGGGTCGCCGTTTTCCGGGgatgcggcggcggcggagggcgGCGGGAAGGATGTCCAA gAACGATTGGGAGAGATAGATTTGTTCCCGGAGAATGGGGCGCCGGCGAGGGGTGCCATCGTGCTCCGATACAAGGAAAAGCGCCGGACACGCCTCTTctccaaaaaaattagatacCAAGTCCGGAAAGCCAATGCTGATCAACGCCCTAGAATTAAG GGAAGATTTGTGAGAACGCCAAATTCAGCCGAAGAAGATTAG